A segment of the Lycium barbarum isolate Lr01 chromosome 7, ASM1917538v2, whole genome shotgun sequence genome:
TCACCGAGGCGTACAAGAATGTGGGCACCTACATCCggcaaagtaagcctcttccatcattttccgaagctcggtcaagtctgtgccttgaggaaaaggcgttggctgaaatgcatgatgactcgcccacggctatggtggctaattcccaACGTGAGTTTGATGACTCCACTACTATGGAAAATTCAAGTCGTGCTCACCATCATCGGGACAAAAATAACCACAAAAATCGTGGCTCTAGCGGCGGGAAAaataacggcggtggccgtggttctGGCGGCGGCAGTTCCAACCGTCGCCATGGTGGTCGTGCCTCAAGCGACCGGCAGCAGTCCCCCATGCAGCAGCGTCTCCCTTCCTCTACGCTGGACCAGCCCTCACCTACGCCCAGCCAGCTTGCCAACAGCCCACAAAACTCCACCACTCCTCCTCCTATCCAGCAGCCCCCTACCCAAACGCGCATGGTCACACGTAGTCAGCGCGGGATCTTTAagcccaagcacccatttaatctacatacgGCAGTTACCaggtcccccatacctcgtaatccgttggatgcgctacgtgacctgaattggaaattggccatgaatgatgaatatgatgctcttattaaaaataagacgtgggagttgataccccgtccacctaatgtgaatgttattcggtctatgtggatttttactcataaagaaaagtctaatggtgcttttgagaggcataaagcccgtcttgtaggtgatggcaaaacacaacagcttggcattgattgtggtgagacttttAGTCCGGTCGTAAAGCCAGCTACGATTCGCACTATCTTGAGTCTAGCTCTCTCTAAggattggcccattcatcagttggatgtcaaaaatgcatttcttcatggcgagctcaagaAGACAGTATATATGCATCAGCCAATGGGTTTTCGAGACCCATCTCATCCCGATTATGTGTgcttgttgcgcaagtccttatatgggcttaaacaagcaccgagagcttggtataaaagatttgctgactttgtttatTCGATTAGTTTTGTTAATAGCAGGTCCGACAACTCATTGTTCATCTACAGCAAAGGGCACgacttggcttacattttactatatgtggatgatattattcttactgcttcttctGATACTCTCCGCTGTTCGATTATGGcccttcttggctcagaatttgcaatgaaggacctgggtcctttgaattattttcttggtattgcggtgacccgtcacaagggtggtatgtttctttCACAAAGAAGTTATGCTACGGAGATTGttgaacgtgcaggaatgtcatcgtgtaagccttcttccactccggttgacactaagCCGAAGGTCAGTGCCGCTTCTGGCGATCTTTGTGaagatcccactcatttccggagtcttgcaggtgctcttcagtatctaaccttcaccagaccggatatttcttatgccgtgcagcagatttgtcttcatatgcatgctcctcgagatacgcatatgcttgctcttaaacagattattcggtatattcagggtactcttgatcatggtttgcatctctatccatcttcagttactgatttggtttcgtatactgatgctgattggggggggACGTCCCGACACGCGACGTTCaacgtcgggttattgcgtgtttttgggagacaATTTGATATCTTGGTCATCTAAacgccaacctactctttcccgctccagtgcggaagcagaatataggggggttactaatgttgtctctgaatcatgctggatacgtaacctGCTCTTGGAGCTACATTGTCCGGTCCCTAAGGCTactttggtttattgtgataatgtcagtgccatttactTGTCTGGgaatccagtccaacatcagcgcaccaagcacattgagatggatatccattttgttcgtgagaaggtggcgcgcggccacgtacgtgtccttcatgttccgtcccgctatcagctcgccgatattttcactaaaggactgccgcaggtcttatttgaggattttcgggacagtctcagcgttcgtaaacctcccgtttcgactgcgggggtgtgataaataatgtaaatatgtagtcatagaatattttgtaaatcttctaatttaggttagtatattttgtatcctattaggacattgtaactatggtatatttaccaattccatcaatgagaataattacggaattaatctctttcagtgTACATCTCCCTTGATAATTCTTACATAGGGCATGAATTTAGATTAACCAGATGAATATCCGAAGTGGaaataaaaaagtaaaacaaAGTACTCATGGACTGCAGTAGTCATGGCAGGACCTGATCCATCTCGAAATGCGTTCCCAGAACAATAAGCTGCACCTGCAGTACTCTATCATTATAAAAATTCATACACATTATTAATACAACTAACCCCCTTATCCCCACTTGATGATTACCGCGTGTAAAGAAGGCTCACTTAAATGGGGTATATATTTCATGGGGTGAGCATGCACTGCATGAGATCTCTGACTTGTGCATGTGAGTGGGTTTTTAATTAGGTTGTTTAAAAGAAAGTAGTAGTAGTATACAGGGGCGGATTTAGTGTGCTATACGGGGGTTCTCAGGAACCTCATACATTTTGCGCGgtttttgtatttgtattgaaaaatctagtatatatataacaAATACGAAttggaacccccccccccccccccccctcttaacAAAGTATGCTATTAGTTCAgtggtagaaaaacaactttttaAGCTTTGTTTCTCTTGGTTAAGGGTTCGAATCCCCTTGGTTACCatgtatcaatttttttttttttttttagcttgagATGGGTGGAAATCCCCAAACTTGAaattctagatccgcctctgatAGTATATAACTATAATGCAAAAGCTTTAGACTGATACATTGTTCCATTCAAATATACATTACATTAATTTTTGGAGTAGTATTCAATATTTATACCGTTCATACATCATCCAAAATGGTGGGCCTCTTACTTTCATCTTTactcttaccctttttatagtTGATCTTTAACTTTATTTTTGGGGAATACTCTTAAgattatttttccaatttccattaTATTTTGTTAGTCAAAGATTCTCAGCATATTACTTAGGTCATGTTCTGACTTACATATTATAGTTTAACTATATACACTATCGGTGCAGAAATATTTTGCACTATCAATATACtctctccgttttaatttatgtgaatatTTTCAAATtacgagggtcaaactttataactttgatcatgaattttgacataaaattttcaagtttgtaaaaataaaatttatatatgtatttagaaactacataaaaagtattataaacaTGATAACTTATAATTCATACAATTTAGAAAAAATGTAAGAAAAAAATGGTCAAAGATATAACTACCTCGtagactccccaaatagtaataggttcacataaattgaaattcaGGGAGTAGTTTATTCTAAATAGCCGGTCAATTACTATCTTTATCATCTAACAACAATGTTCACTGTAGAAATTACTTGTACAGTTTTCTTGTTACAACTTTACTTCAGTTACTAGCTCTGCCTTTGGGATTCCCTTGCTTGTGTCAGTGGCGGATCCAAAATTTTCACTCGGGGTGTTCGGAAAAATAATTggacctaaatatacactgtaatatatgttcagggtgttcaaaagttaatatgtATACATGAACATAGAAAATTTatcctaaatatacactgtaattttttgtccagggtattcgggtgaacaccctggcctCTTACTGCATCCGCCCCTGCTTGTGGTTAAGGTAACGATTTCGGGCATGGCCATGTCTCATAGTGTGCAATGTTTACAAGGCTTAATTAAGAACGAATTCACTATCATATGACTAGTCATCTTACTAGCGATATTATTCCGACTTCATGCAGGTGAGGTGAGGTGAGTTGCAGGCAAGAGAGGACTGTATCTCTATAGGGTGGAAGGATATTTATTCGATTTGAAAAAGAAAACTAAAGAAGGAAAGGAAAAgggaaaagggaaaaagaaaaatgTTTACCAGCTTTTGACATGACATAATGAAATGAGAGATTATATTCGTAGTGCTACAACAGtactatatatataattattaaaaACAGCATCTATTActatataataatattaatattgtTATATATAGCCTTCCCAATGAGCTTGGTAGTCTGTTCCCGATATATATCACTACTATTTTATTCCTTCTCATTTCTTCTCCAAAAGTAGTAGTTAGCTAGAACTTTGCCTTATACTACACTGCAACATTCTGATCAAACTCTCAGTCTACTTATTCTTCACCCATCCCTCTGTAAACCAatacttttcttttattttctttactCTATAAAAGAGAAAGTCATATATATGGATTTTGACTTACTCAAATCTGCACCTTGTGAAGATCAAATGGATATGATGCTCATGATGCAAATGGAGGATTTCTCCAAAGGGTGTTCTGAGAATGAAATGCCTATGTTGGACTATAGTCCACGACGAAGCagcaacaacgacaacaacaacaataataatgcaAATCCTAATAATTCCTCTCAAATGattgatcatcataattcaccaTACGCATCCACATTCTTGAACATGCCATCCACCATTTCATTCAATGGTTCTCCCCAAATAGTTCATCAAGAATCATCAATAACCCTCCCTTTTTTGGATAATTcaagtagtagtagtagttggAAATGGAGGAATTCTGTTGGCGTCAGAGGTACTGActataaagaacaagtatccaatGCCTCGCATCTGACACTTCCTTCGCAGACATTGAAGCGAAATTCTATGGCTGCCATGAGGGAGATGATCTTTAGAATAGCAGCAATGCAACCAATCCAGATTGACCCAGCATCAGGTAATAAGAATTCTGGTGTCCTTGTTTCTCGTTTTATTGTGTGTTAGTTACAGTATGTTACTATTTATTTTCGGGGCGGAGCCACCCTAGGTCAAGTAGTGTCAGTTGCACCGCTTGATTGAAAAATTATACTAGATGTATATTATGtgaaaaataagaaataacataTAGTGCAAATTAACAACGTATATTGTGCAATTTTTTGATTTTATGTCTTAAATTGTTTAGTCCCATTTGATTTGCTAACAAAGATTGAGGTCGTAAGAGGTTGAACCATAATCTTCTTACATTGACAATCAACTAAACTATTATATATGACGTCAAGGCTTCTTTTGGTGTCTTAAAATTAATAAAAGATTTATTTAAAATCATCTCTAGTGAGGTTAATTACAATGAatataaagttaaaaaaaaaaaatgaaaactcgtTGAGAAAAATGTAGTAATATACTTATATTAAATTGTGTTTAATAGTCTTGACTCTGTCTTTGTAACATGACATTAGCACAATGAATTGcttgtttatttatttaaatgTTGACATTGTTTACTAAACATTATGCGTACACCATTGATTCCTGTTAtttaccgtgaatattatttatgtCAGTAAAAGCGCCTAAGAGAAGGAACGTGAAGATATCGAGAGATCCTCAAAGCGTCGCGGCACGCCATAGGAGAGAAAGGATAAGTGAAAAGATAAGGATTCTACAGAGATTAGTACCAGGTGGAACAAAAATGGACACTGCATCAATGCTAGATGAAGCAATTCATTACatgaaattcttgaagaagcaaGTTCAATCCCTTGAAAATGCAGAAGCTAGTGGGCcagttgctgctgctgctgcttcaGGATGCTTAGGATTCCCTGTGCCAATGTCATTAAGTGGGAATTATTACCCTTATCATCAAAGTGTTCATCCCTAGATAGTTTGACTCATTATCAGATCAGAGTATAAATAATGGAGGAACGAGTTCTTGTTTTTAGTATAAATTGTGGAATTGTAAATTTAAAAGAAGATTATTGTTGgacaaaaatatcaaaaatatAGTCACTTCTTATGATCACTTAGGTTTACCATGCTTGTATTACTACTAGATGAATAATAAGGCTAATTAATACAACGAAAACCTCATAATTTCCCCGGAAGTTTCGTTTAGACACTAAAATTACGGCTTGTTTCAATGAGCACCTAAATGTATGATAAAGTGTTCCTACTACACACTTTCGATTCAACATTTGAAAAACTTTTGCGAGTATTCTCAAGTGTTCATCATGTAGATAAGTTAATCACTTAAAACATGTCACTTCCTTTAGTTATACACATTAGCCTCAATAAGCTGTAAAACCTCAAGCATGCTCCAATTCAggctgatgtgtataattaaataaCATAACATATTTTATATGGTTGACTTAATTAACTACGTAATAGACGTTTGAGAACACGCACAAaagtttttccaaaatttgaaCCGAAAGTGTCTAATATCTCTGTATCGTTCCAATTTTATCGGATGTCCTCGAAGTCTCTCTAATATGCACACTTTATCATGTATTCAGGTGTTTAATTGGAACAAGTGGTAattcgagtgtctaaatgaaatttacttACAAGTCTAAGAGACTATCGATGAATCAAGTCAATAATAAAAGTTCATAACCATGGTATATAAAGCCCTGGGGTGTTTaaaaattctctctctctctcttattctGTGAATGTAACGATTTCTTGTGAATATATATAACTAAGTAGATAAAAGTGCGATTTTTCTAATAGCTTAAATTTTTAGGTGAAATGGTCGCACAAAAGTTAGTAGGCCGAAATCTTGAATTCGAGTTTCCTTTCACTTATTAAtacatgaaaataaaataaaaagattttTCACGTTTTTAGTTCATGAAAAAAGATCAGGCCACAACGTGAGGGACGTGTAATGTGCCGTATCTGACCGATTGGAATTTCACTTTCATGTTGTACGTTATCGGAGGGTTGAAAACCATGTGCAAGTCATCTTTGCAGCAACTGTAAGAAAAATCTCGAAAGCGAGATGTTGATGTCTTGATGAggctatttattttattttttgtcttcTTGTTTTCTCCATTTGTAAGTTTTGGTCGAATTGGTTTGCCCATTAAATGATGGTAACAGGACCATTTGGTACTATTTCATTTGATGGAAAATATTTCTCCATTTGATATTTATATTAAGGTGTATTTTGATTTTTAGTATATTTTAATTTATTGTGGTTATGTTGTAAAATTAAGCTAAAACAATAGTTCATCAATTATAATTAAGTtgctaatataaataaataaaatttattcgCACCCAAAATTAgtaagaaatcaataaatataagATAGATTCACACACACTTATCACTTGACCATTGAGTCGCCAAATGAATTATATATTAATAAACAACATGGGTTGTGGTAGGATGATTGAGTTCGGTTAGGAGCTCCGTCCCTAGAAAATGGGCCCCTGCAGTGCACTATTTGAATTTAATCGGCCTCCAATACGTGTATCGGACACCGGTGCAGGATAACCCGATGCACTAAGTTTCCACTACTTCtcggaccacaagagtctattgtacgcagcttTACTCCGTAAAAATACTATATGAATAGCCATAGAATGATATCGAAAGAGAggtgtaacaacaacaacaacaacataccagtgaaatcccacaatgtgggtctggggagggtaatgTGGACGCAgatcttacccctatctcggaagatagggaagctatttccgaaagaccctcggctcaagagaaatcacaacgagaaaggttagataagcacaaacagttcaaagcaaaatgcagaaactaaagaaagcgaataagtcaaaatagagcaGTCTGAAAAAAGGGAGCAGTAGCttccacagataaataagataatcgaagtacaagaaaccacaaatagtagcaagaaacaaaggacaatagactatagatcgaacagcgactacctactagccttctactctaatctgagtcctccaaaacctcctatctaaggtcatgtcctcggtaagctgaacctgcgccatgtcctgtcttagcacctctccccaatactttttcagcctacccctacctcttctgaaaccatctatagctaacctctcacaactctgcactggagcatctgtgtctctcctcctcacatgcccaaaccatctcagcctcgcttccctcatcttgtcctccactgatgctactccaaccttatcccggatatctttattcctaatcctatctcgcctggtgtgcccacacatccatcgcaacattctcatttccgcaactttcatcttttggacgtgagagctcttgactgtccaacactctgccccgtacaacaaggtcggtctcacaaccactttgtagaacctgcctttaagttttggtggcaccttcttatcacacagcactcctgaagcaagcctctatttcatccaccctgcgcctatacgatgtgagacatcatcgtcaatatccccattttcttgtataatagacccgagaTATCGAAAGAGAGGTGTATAAGCAAAAAAATCTTTGTTTCAAGGAATTATTTATTTCCGTGAAATGAAATTACAATATTCGACTAGTATGCCATAAGAGCTAGAAATATCAATCTAAATAGTTGTCGTCATCTGTTGACAGCGTTAAGCAAAGTACCAAGTGAAAAAACTGTCATATAATAATGCACAAGAAGTCCACGTGAATTACTGACAATTGGCGGTGGTCTTTGACGAAATTGTATTTAAACGTTTATGAACCATGAATTACGACGTCGTTTTATCGTTGGCTTGCCAAATGAACAGAATCTACGTGGCCATTGATTGATCCTGCGTGGATATCTGCGTCATACCTGTTCTATCAAGTTAATTTAAGGAGTATTAACAATGTAAAAATTATTTATACTTGTCAGTATATAtgaattttaatttttataatgtaaaaatatcAACATTTGTGTTTTTGGCAAAGAAGATGCAAGTATtcagaaataaaaaagaaaagcaacTAGTAGGATTATACTTTCATGTGAAGTGACTGCAGGATACCAATACTTTAATCATTTTTAAATTCAATAATGAGTACTCCGTTCGTTTCTTCATTAATTCTTTTATTTGGATCCTAAAGTAATTGATTTGGATTAATTGATCAGATGAAATGTGCTTAACCATTTGTTAAGAAAAAgaatgtgaggcttaactctgtATCCAAAAGTTAACTCATGAAGTAACTCATGAGGAAATTATATTATATGATGAGGGATACTCTAAAAATGCCTTTCTCCAACGTCCATATTCAATGTTGATAATTGGAGTACGAATAATATAATATATGAAAGTCTAACATTGCATAAGTAAAAATGATTTTATGCCAAACTCAATTGAAAAGGCTAATCTGACGTACAATAATCTGAGACAGAGATTTGGCGGGGGAGCTGGTATGGGAGCTGGACGACCGTagacagaagattgaggccatgcAGCAGCTAAATTGCCCTGAACCATTGGGTTCTTTTGTACCCTAGAATGTCTTGCCTTTTCCTGTTATTCCATAATATGGCCTATTTGCTCATGTACCACAGTCGAGCAGATACATAGATTGATTGACGTTGTTACGGAGGTAATGGGTTTACTCGCAACCTGCTAGTCACACTTTTTTCTTGACTACCTAATGCTTAGAGGATGTATAAACACCAAGTCTTTCACTACTAGTATCTTATATCAatttcatatttaaaaaaaaaaaaaaaaaaaaaattgaaaaggctAGCTCATGTACGTATAGTGAGATTTCCCAAAATCATATAAATATAATCaatcaatttaaaatatttttaacatCATATACAGTATCATAAGTGTCATAGTAAGTGGAACAAGGTGAGATTATTTCTCTTTTTTAATCTTCTTTTGGAAAGGGGAAATAAGACATTGTACGATTTCATTTTGCACCGACACCCGCCAACAAAAGAAAACAGAAGGAATGAAAGTGGAAACTAAAAATAAAACAATAATGCAGtacaaaacaaaaaggaaaaacacTAATTTGTGTGTTTACGTAATGAAGAAAAAAATATCCATGTGCATACGCATCATGAGTCATGAGTTTGCATAAAATAGAAAGACAGGCACTATAATAGATATTAGTCTACACATCAGGCGTTTGGGATAAATTCATTGATCAATCATGTATCCATAAAAGAATATTATTCTTCTAATTGAGtattatctatatttatatataacaaAACATGCATCATATCAGGGCTTTAATTTTATTCTACGCAGATCTAACTATTTGACAGATGGAAGGACAAATTAAGTATATATCACTATGAAATTACAATTGATCGATGCATAAATTTTTAAAGCATAGTAAGAAGGAAAATTATAGTTTTGATTTTCTCAATTACCGAAAATTCAGAATTTGATTTCTCAACTATCGAAAATTCAGATTTTGATTTCCTCCTATAAAGCTAATCATATTTAACCTTCAAGCGATTGAAATTTGCTTCTGACGACCCTTGTAACAGTGTATTTAACGAATTTTTAATTATTAAACTATGTTCATATCTTATACAGTAAATGAATTATTTTGCTACTTCTACTTTTCATATCATTGACTAACCTTGTTTTGTGCAAGAGAGATTTTTATTTGGCAACTTTTCCGCTCAGTTTAGATTTAAAAATATGTTAAACTACTTACATAAACATGCTAGTAGTTGGACCAACAGCGCATGGTTCTGCATTAATTAATATTTTGTCTAATATATATCGAACATTGGAACTACTAAAATTAAAACATAATAGAGGAGAATGATCATCTAAATTTTTTCAACAAGTCAAGATCATCTCATTTACAAATTGCTTTTCAAATTTTGCAATAGACAAAATCTCAGTAGGTAACATCGTTTCATATCTAAGCCCTCCTCTTTTTAACTATCTTGTTAATTATTAATAAATGAATCTAAAAGGTAATACTATCATTTCGATTGGAACTCTTAATTTTTGTAGGGAATCGAAGACGATCGAAGAGGCAGTAAAATAAAAACTTGGAGAATTCAACAAGATGGAAAACAAGATGATAGATACTACAAGGAAGATCAATATTTTTTGTTCTGCTATTCTACCATTCTATCAATTCAAAAAGATATACGAGTTTTTTAAGATGTTCATTTTATGTCGGTTCAAACATTATTCTTATGCTCAAGAAATATTATAATAGCTATGCTATATATTTTGAGATCTCCAAAACATTGTTTAAAAGATGATTTTTCGTTGGCGAACATTGATACAATCGTCCTTTAACTTATCAATTTTCTCcaccaaatcatcaatcaatgAAAGCTTAATTAAAGTTCAATTTTTTAAACTTTTGGATGATTAAAATAAGGAGAAAGGGGGGGTTTGCTGGTTGCTTCCTATGGCAGGATCCAAAGATGAAAGTGTTTGTGTCTAAGGCATCATGCTTCATGACTAAAAGCCATTATTCCTATCATCATCCAAATCCTCATCCAACCTTATCAAATCTAGGAACATTGCACCCTTGTCCAAAGATAATACTAATAGATACTAAGGCTGTGTTTGgtagaaagaaaaatatttttctagttAGTCCTTTTATGGAAATAAATGGTCTTTTTATTTATATTCTGGTGTTTCATAGTAAACATTATGAAGGTGGAGGAAGAGTTGATCGTGGATGAGGGGGTGAGGTTTTggtggtggtgggggggggggggggggaagggtaTTGGGGATAGACAATTAATATGAAATGTTATTTATGGAACTTGTTTTTCGTATTTTTATTAGAAAAGTCATTTTTC
Coding sequences within it:
- the LOC132602547 gene encoding transcription factor HEC2-like, with product MDFDLLKSAPCEDQMDMMLMMQMEDFSKGCSENEMPMLDYSPRRSSNNDNNNNNNANPNNSSQMIDHHNSPYASTFLNMPSTISFNGSPQIVHQESSITLPFLDNSSSSSSWKWRNSVGVRGTDYKEQVSNASHLTLPSQTLKRNSMAAMREMIFRIAAMQPIQIDPASVKAPKRRNVKISRDPQSVAARHRRERISEKIRILQRLVPGGTKMDTASMLDEAIHYMKFLKKQVQSLENAEASGPVAAAAASGCLGFPVPMSLSGNYYPYHQSVHP